Within the Mucilaginibacter sp. CSA2-8R genome, the region CACCTCACGTCGTACAGACACTACTAAAACAAACCCACCGCAATAACGGAAAAAGGCCCTCCAACGTGAGGGCCTTTATATTCTATCAGGCAATAGCCCTTTTACCAGTCACTACTTTTCTAACCTGGTAGGTTTTTTTGTTCTGCGACTCAAAATAAGTGCGCACGTTTACCTCAGCCAGTATGCCCAGTGTAATTAACTGCACACCACCCAGCAAAAATATTAGGCCCAATATTAATAATGGTTTCCCGCCTATATCGTGGCCCAATAATTTATACACAAGCAGGTAGGCGTTAATTAGCACTCCTAAAAAAAATGCAATAAAACCAATGCTGCCAAACAGGTGCATCGGCTTCTGGATATACTTACGGAAAAATACCATAAGTATCAAATCGCTGATTACCTTAAAGGTACGGTTAATGCCATATTTTGATGTGCCATGTATGCGTGCATGATGCTTTACATCAACCTGCGTAATGCGGGCGCCCTGCAGCTTAGCCAGTACCGGTATAAAGCGGTGCAGCTCTCCATATAGTCCTAAGTCTTCCGCAATTTCCCTGCGGAATATTTTAAGCGTACAGC harbors:
- a CDS encoding glycosyltransferase family 2 protein, with the protein product MPELSVVITVMNEEENIKPLIEEIRKALPAIDYEVIFVDDGSEDGTRREIVAHADERIKLVELRKNYGQSTAMTAGIDHTTGEYIALLDGDLQNDPSDIPFMLQKLRDEDWDVVAGNRANRQDGVVLRKIPSKIANALIRRMTGVYIKDYGCTLKIFRREIAEDLGLYGELHRFIPVLAKLQGARITQVDVKHHARIHGTSKYGINRTFKVISDLILMVFFRKYIQKPMHLFGSIGFIAFFLGVLINAYLLVYKLLGHDIGGKPLLILGLIFLLGGVQLITLGILAEVNVRTYFESQNKKTYQVRKVVTGKRAIA